The nucleotide window ATACTTTTATTAACGTCTCAATTTTTCTAAATTTGCCGGTATCTAATTTCTAAACAAAAAGCATGGAGTCCTACACGGAAAAAATCCTGATTACAGGTGCCCTTGGGCAAATTGGAACTGAGCTCACCAACAGACTTGTTGAAATTCATGGCGCCGAAAATGTGGTAGCTTCCGGACTGGACCGTTACGACAAAAACCTTACCTCTGCAGGCTATTATGAAAGGATGGACGTATCCAATACTCAACTTGTTAGGCAGGTGGTGAAGGACTACGAAATTACAACTGTGTATCATCTCGCTTCACTGCTCTCCGGAACCTCCGAGAAGCAACCGCTGTTTGCCTGGAAACTTAATGTAGAGCCTTTGCTCAATTTCTGTGAACTTGCGCGGGAAGGTTTGCTGAAAAAGATTTTCTGGCCAAGTTCTATTGCAGTTTTCGGTAAAGGAATTCCCAAGCATAATGTAGGGCAGGACGTAGTTTTGAACCCAACAACTGTTTACGGCATCTCCAAAATGGCCGGTGAAAAATGGTGCGAATATTATTTTGATAAATATGGTGTGGATGTAAGGAGCATCCGTTATCCCGGACTTATTTCCTGGAAAACACCTGCCGGAGGTGGAACCACGGATTACGCCGTTGAAATTTTCTATGAAGCTGTGGAAAAAGGCAGCTATACCAGCTTTATCTCCGAAGAAACTGCTATGCCTATGCTTTATATGGACGATGCGATCAACGCCACACTCCAGCTCATGTCGGCTCCTTCCGAAAATCTGACGGTTCGTTTCTCTTATAATCTCGGCGGAATGTCATTTACTCCCCAGGAGCTTGCAGCAGAAATCAAGAAAGAAATGCCTGAGTTTGAAATTGATTACAACCCGGATTTCCGTCAGGCAATTGCCGATTCCTGGCCTTCATCCATTGATGACAGCGTGGCAAAAAAAGACTGGGGACTGAACTATGAATTCGATATTACGGATATGACAAAGGACATGCTTAAGAACCTAAAAGTAAAATTAGAGAAATAGAATTTGGTTTA belongs to Chryseobacterium sp. and includes:
- a CDS encoding NAD-dependent epimerase/dehydratase family protein; translated protein: MESYTEKILITGALGQIGTELTNRLVEIHGAENVVASGLDRYDKNLTSAGYYERMDVSNTQLVRQVVKDYEITTVYHLASLLSGTSEKQPLFAWKLNVEPLLNFCELAREGLLKKIFWPSSIAVFGKGIPKHNVGQDVVLNPTTVYGISKMAGEKWCEYYFDKYGVDVRSIRYPGLISWKTPAGGGTTDYAVEIFYEAVEKGSYTSFISEETAMPMLYMDDAINATLQLMSAPSENLTVRFSYNLGGMSFTPQELAAEIKKEMPEFEIDYNPDFRQAIADSWPSSIDDSVAKKDWGLNYEFDITDMTKDMLKNLKVKLEK